Below is a genomic region from Apostichopus japonicus isolate 1M-3 chromosome 7, ASM3797524v1, whole genome shotgun sequence.
aggggtgggggtgccATTTTTTCTTCCTTACCTCATTTTTCGTGTTTGGTTTCATGGTTATCTGTCCATATACTTCTTCTCCTCTCTTGACCGTCAGATAATCATCAAAGTAAAAGACGGTTTGCTTCCAGTGAGTGTACGGAGAATCTGGGGCTgaacacaataaaacaaaccACAGAGATGCTATCACACAGAAATTCTGCTTATATGTAACAAGGCGATGCAAAACTGACTGGGgaattacaaattaaatgtgAATAGAGCAAATAATGTATTGATTAGCAAGGAATTCTAACTGGTGACCTCAGCTCTATgctgacccccccccaccacgcCCCCACCTTTTTGCAGTTTTGCAGACACAGTCTGAAAATAGAAAGATGGGTATGTCTTGTCTGGAAGTGTTCACAGAGGCCATTCCCCATGTGACCCCCTCATCTTGAGGTTCTCTAAGTAATTACTTCATCTGCCTATTAGATTTATCAGTGCCCTGTGCAATAGATATGCCAGTAAAGAACAACGCACAAACAGCTAATCTTCTTCTTAATGTTCTAATGTGAACATGACTTTCAATACTGGCTTGCAAAAACAGGACAAATATGCTAAGTGTTCATTAAGTTGGGATTTTATTAATGTTTGCTAACATTGGAGAACAAAGCCTCttcattacaaatatatatgggtgtttgtatatatatatatacatacatatgtttaTCTACTATATATCTACtgaaaagataacaattaatgAAATGGTTTTCTTTCCCATAAGAAGCGTTAAACCTTTTTTTGTTTCCTCCTCCAACAATCGAACAGTCCGAAAGAAAACCGTTTCATTATGTTAATCTTTTCAGTGGATAAATAGCAGATAAATTGGCTTTGCTCTCCAATGTGAGTGAAAAAATTAATACAATCCTGATTTCATGAAAACTTAGCAAGTGTGTCCTTTTTTTTCCAAGCCAGTATTGTGTCTTTATAAAGCTCAACAAAATCCCTTCCCACAGAACAACTACAGTAAGAGAGTTTACCTCTGAGATTTGAGTGTCCTACATACAACCACAGATCAGGTCCAGATCAGGTCTAAACCTGGCCACACTGAGGCATTTGAGGTTTAAATGTTTTTTGGATGTCTCCCCTTATTCAACGTCTGCTCACAAACTCTGACAGATGTGTTCACTCTAGATGAAACCCAAAACTGTCGACATAGATTACACACGTAAGTGATCAGTTGCCCATTGATTAAAAGGTGTCAGTGGAACCCTACTACGCTGGGGACAAAACTAGCACTTGTTGATAACTATAACCCACATGCAGTCACAGCAATGATTGCAGCCACTGGGTTGACATCTGAAAACACACCTCTGAGAGAAACTTTAAATACAAATGATATCTCATCCAAAAGACTCAATAACGGCGAGCTCAGGGTTCAAATTTTAACCGACCGCAAATTGTCGTTATCTACTGCAACAATTGGTGTGCTCTTTTAATCAACTTGATGAGGGTGCTTTCATATTTATCACAATCATTATTATGAAACTAAATCAAGGCTCAAAAATTGGTCCCAATCCTCCTGTGATCCTTGCATCACCAGAGGGCCGTGGCAAATCTACGGACTTTCTCACAAATTGTTCGGGGTTTACCGTCATTCATTACATGTGCGCCTTCTCTCACTTTGAAAACTAAATGCTGTGATgcagtttcaaatatttttagaattACATCGGTGCCCTTTTCGaaagctgaaaaaaaaattattcggTGTCCTGctgtttcaaatgaaaatttgaataGGGTGCTGGTTGAGATTTGGGGAACAACAGACCAGTGGGGACTTCAAACGGAAGCTTTCCAACCCCCTATGCCACCCCACATGGATACCATCTTGAACCGTTTCTCTTACCTGTAGAGAACCCTGTCCTCTTGTGGCATTCTGTGAAGTCAATGTTGAAGAAAGCGATGAGCGCCTGGACATAATCATTCCTTTGGACCATCAGTTGGAACGGAGCGGTGAACGAGATGTCTTCTGGTTTCACAGTGTACATATCCACTTCCTGGTAACGAAAGTAGAACCATGGAAAAGATTAAAAAACATgtgagaaacaaaacaacagcATAATGAACAACAAAAGTTTCTTCAGTCTTGTCTCTCTGGTCGATTGGAaacccactccccaccccccctgaCAGACAAGTTTTGAGAAAATGTCTTCATGATGTTCATAGTCATGGAAAGTGGGCTGCCTGGGTTTACAAACTACTAAACATCAGAATGAACTCACCTTGACAAGGCAGGCATTTGTCACCACCTGCTTGGGATCAACGACATCAACAAGTGGTTCACTTATTGCTACTTCCCTGATACAGCTCATGTCGAAACCATAGACGTTGTCCCACCCTGGATGGCAAAGAAAGAAGAGATcgacaaaagaaaattaaatttggaAAGAGCAAAGAATGTGTTTTTAAGGTTAGCTGAGCACAGGGCTTGCGACCCTGGGATCACTGGTTCGAATATTGTTCCAGTCAGACTTACATTCTTTCTTGTCtatgtttgtttataattttttccatttgttCGCTTAATTATAAACTATTGTTAAAGCAAAACAATTTCACCGTTTACAAAATTTATGTCAGTTTACCAATTAATGAATGAAATAGCTGGCTCCACTCTGTTTTCTCAATTTCAGAAATGTCAGagagttagctcagtggttaacgccagtgcctttcaatcataaggtctccccagtcactccaagattaatgtatgtcgtccagttacagagttgttgacaattgacaattcgtaatcatggacgttaaatatgaatctaagagattgacttcggtcagcttgcagctttgataagccaatgatggcttcttcgcgagttcctgcttgcaggaggatctaaaatacatacatacatacaaatctTTTCTATCAGAATTGTGAGGAAACTGACTCAACAATTTAATTCTCACTGGCCTATATCCACATGCTGTGCCAATCGTCCACGAGCAAACGTGGGAGATAACTTTCGTTAACGCTATACAGTATTGTAGTTGTTCAAACTCACGTAGCTTCTTGCTCTTCTTCTACTAACATGGAATCTTTATGCTTTATCAATCCCATGTTTGCTTCTCAGTTCCcctcaaaataacattttggAAATTATCCATTTTGATTACAGAGTagaaattttgaaacaaaaggGAACTCACAGTTTATTTTCTCATCCTTGTACTGCTTATCTTCGATCCCAGCAACGTACAACGTAGCCTTGTCTGGGAATATAAGACCCTGAGGTCTTGGTTTCTGTAAAGCAGAAAAGaacaaatgatatatatataaattatgaaGAACAGTTTGGAAAGTCCTATTCCAAGTCACAAAGAAACGGGTCGTAACTTTACAAAGATTTTTCATTTGCAGGTGTTACTAAGCTAGAAGGTCCGTGTGTGGTTTATAGAATTGCATGGCATCGTCAATATTCTGAACGGCCATACGCCTTGGTTtccgtttaaaaaaaaaaaaattaattaaaaaattgacTAGATGACAACACTTTTTCCCACCTATGATCTAGGTCAGTGGTCCTCAAACTTTTTTAGACAACCGCCCCCTTCGACCATCTTGTACTCTCCCAATGCCCCCTCCGCTCGACCTAACGTTCATAGTCGGCCACTCAAGCCAGCTATCAGACTGTCCGAAGATATGCATATAGGAATTAAAAAATAGCCTACATTCCCTACAAGATGATGAATTTTCTCTCAACAATAGTTATTTTCTTTGTTCCCAGACCCCCTGGATGTCTTATTGTGCCCTAAATCGCTGCAGTGTTGTATCGTAATCGTCAGGGACCCCCAAATCAGTGCCCCCGTCCACCTACTCCCCCCATGTACCCTGTAGTGCCCCCCTGAGACTTCCCAATGCCCCCAGGGGGGCGGCAGGGACCACTTTGAGAACCACTGATCTAGGTCATAGGCGATTTTAAACAATTGACTCACCAGCCATTTGTCCCTGGCATAGATGACGGTATTGAGCATGGATTCATAGAAGAGACAGTACCCCATCCATTCGCTGATGATGATGTCTACTTTCTCCACGGGTATGACCACCTCCTCAACTTTACCATGAATTAGTTCTATTTCTGTGAGAACAAAATAATACCAAATCCAAAGAATGTATCAATACTAGCTGCAAATTTCTGCCTGATCCACTGTTGTTTTTTAAACTTATGTAAAAACAATAGAACCAAACAATGGCCAAAAATATGCCATAATAACTTTACGCCCAGTTTTCTAGCACGCCAATGGCACCTACCGTGATGCTCATGCCCCCCTTTTTGACAATTACATTAACCCCCATTGAGTAATCCCTCCATGACAAAGCAACTTAAATGTGCATcacacatgtactgtatgtgactcAGACCAGGGGTACATGCAGGATTCTATGGGTTGATGCCATTTGTAATTTCCCTTTTgggatgaaataaagttttacttacttacttacttaacCATTTAGGGTCTGTGCAGAAATCAAAACAACATTTAAGATTTCAAACGAAGCATTCTGAGGCACATTTAGACCATTGAAATAGGTCAATAAGTAGGTCTTAAGGCAAGGTTGGGCTAAATAACTCCTTTTTCCACTTTGTGTGGGGTTAACCTTCCCCTGgcttttgccccccccccctccgggtACTGTACCTATAGACTGAGCCATAGAAACATCTGTTGTGAAAGTGTTATCTATGACAAATGTCACACCATGTATCACTGGATGACACAGAAACTAAAATTGGCATATATTACTTGTATAATACACAACTCAGACTAGCTACAGTATGCCACATAACAGAAAGTGTTGCAGGTCCGTTGTTGCGTATGTAAACTTATAGTCTTATCATGCTACTGTAACTTGGAAATGACTGTTTCGGGGACAAACACCTTGGTATTATTTAATCTGTAATCACACTAATATGCATAGTGGCAATATCATCAACACCTTATTatcaatttaattaattaaattagttAATTGTAAGGATGTATCCAAACTAAAGTACAGTTCCatcaacaaaaaaatgaatatcaTTAGCATACGTCCTTCACACACAAGACCGTTTCTATGGATATTTGCCAGTGAAGATGTGGATCAAAAACCAAGCATATAGTGTATTGACACAAATTCAGAATgcactcaatatctattttaaTCACTAGTCATTTAAATACAGAGGCAAACATCACCAACAGTTGGTCCTACTTACTTTCGTCCATGTTGTTGGCTTTCACTACTTTCCTTGCCATATCAATGATACTTGAGCACTCGATCTAAAGGGAAAAACAGAATGTGTGTCGTCAAGATTGTCAACCACTGTGACAGTGTCTCTTGATGGCCTGCAGCCTAACACATCATCATCTACTGTAATTAGTTTACTTCACATATATCTGCACAGTGACTGACAGAAAGCAGATGTTTCTCCAAACACTGGagttttgccccccccccccacaaggaaaatgaagaaatagTTACAGAATCCCAGATTTATGGTGTATCACCAATAACCTGATAGCAGTATGTTTCTCCAAACACTGGAGTTTTGACCCCAACaaggaaaatgaagaaatagTTACAGAATCCCAGATTAATGGTGTATCACCAATAACCTCAGCCCATCTCAGGATGAGCTGGAGTCAGAGAAACATCACATTTTCTCGCCCTGGGATGGCTTACAGACTTGTTCCGTCTTTACAGCAAATAATCAGTGCAAAATTAAGGGGCCCCTTTCATGTGTACAGACCGCATAGTTTCTTGCACacctccacctcctcccccccccccccacctccttgTGGATGTTTGAGCCCTCATGGAAATCCCAACAGTCCTTCACAAATGGCCTTCAATGCATCTTCTGAGAGTCTGTGAACTCCAGATTGGAGAACGATGGATGTACGCATATGGGACCTTTTATAACATCACCATACTGCCTGAGAGTTTTTGGGAACCACATTctgctttttaaaaaaaaaattattatttatttctcaCCCCAATAACTTTAGCAGCTCCAGCTTTGACGGCAAACATGCATAAAATGCCTGTTCCACAGCCAATGTCTAGGACCACTTTATCCTTGAATAGATGACGATTATTATACATGGAATTCCTGTATGTTAACGTCCTGACTTCATCTTTCAACATTTCctaaaaacaatgaaaacacaGAGAATACATTGTATGTTTAACAAAAACTACATAATGAAACCAGTGGTTCTAACTGTAAATCTACCATATCTCATAGAAAGTTAAAATTGTTTATCATGTTTAACAACACACGTTTGACCATCTGTCGGTAGCAATTGTGCTCGCTACTCTCCTTTTGTCTTGCCAGTTTTCCAGTATTACTTAGGCCAAACCAAGATCATGACACCTGGCTCTGTAAAAATGATACACAGGGTTTTCTCAGCAGATTTGCAATTCGTTAACAATCTTTCATGTCATTTAAGTTTCAGAATGCTTGCTTTTGAATGAGTAAGATATTTATTGgctaaaatatgatttaaaacCAGTTAATGACTGAACGAGTTTGTACCTCATGAATACCAAAATGAGCATAGGaatcaaaataataatcttTGGACGTCATATCCTCCGGGGCTATCTTGGGTTTCTTTGGGTCTGGTGTGCCCTCCGCTGGAGGGACATCCTTCACAACATTTGGAATAATCTGTTCGGACATCTATAAAAGAAGAGAGGGGAAAATGTTTAAGTTACCGAACTGAAATTGTGTTTTAGGCTACTGTAGTTTGGGAATAACACAAGCTTGTGCAAATAGGCCTAAGGATGACAATTAGATTGACCTAGCATAATGAATAGACCATGTGGCCAAGGATTTTGCCATCGATCAGAAATAACCTAATCTAATTAGTACTGTATACTAGTAGTACTGTGTATGAgcactactagtagtagtactacactagtagtagtactggcatagcctaggcctgcATTTCATACATATGTGACTATGAGAATAACATTAACAGTAACAGTGAGCGGTAAGACTCTCCAAGAaagaacttttgaaaaaaatgcatttcaaattgCTCAAATTTGGCACCAGTACTGATGTATAAGTTTAAGTGTTTACTGTCAGCGTTAAGTCAAAGGCGTGGGCAGTTCCAAATGTGAACGGTACACGCACATGTGCGAACACATGAACTTTTGCCTATGTAAAGAAGCAGTTCCGCGAGTAACGCGCGTGCAACAATGCTCATGTATTTTCTTGATGATGGATAAATGAACAGTAATATTTATGGAAGGGAGAAAATTTCAGCTACTCAATCACTCAATTGTTTAGACAATACTTATGGTTATCAGATGAATTGTAAAATATTACGTATAATGAAATTCTCACCTGTACGTCAGTAATCATCGTGTTGCAGTTCAATTGACTTTGCTCTTTCTTTGTAATCGTGATAAATCGTTCGACTTAACCTTTGACCCAAACAATATTACTCATTACTCACTGACTATTCATATGTGAAGAGTGACGTATTGGATGAATGACTTTGTTATTGCGTTTTGCAACAACAATTAATACCACTGAGCAAGAATAGCACTGACAATTTATCCATAGTTGGTAATTCAGTGCATCTAATAGTAAAAAACACAGTCAAAGCAACATCATCGCTCTCAAAATGTATTCAGCTGACCATAATGACAAACTGAACTGCTTCAGCGTCGAAGTTTCGCATATCCAAATTGTGTTGGTGATTTCCTTGTTTAGTGCGTCCTCGTGCCAAGAAATTGACAAGTTAAGATGGACGAGGGGCCCTGCCTCACCCCAACACCGCCCACTTCACCctaaaaaatagtaattttactCGATAAGCTTGACCATCATTGACGTTTatccccgcccaccccccccccccccacacacacaccctcccTTTATTCCCTAGTCCTGCCTAGCATTCAAACCAGTATATAGCGTCTCAACATTCGAAGATGTATCCTGACGTGTCATATGGTCCCTGTCAGTACACCTAAAGGCCTTTTCGATGTTGGACCAGTAACTTATCAACAAACAGTACATACATTAGCATCAGCAATTAACCTATTCACGTTATGAAGATATGGACATACCATACCGAATATGATTAATTTAAGTTgaccttttcgcgttccatacataATTATGACCAGTTGACAACAACATGAGAGCCTACCGTAAACTATACCACATACACTGAGTAAGTTACAAAACAACACGTATATTACCGAAACATGTCATTTATAGTTCATGTTAATCAATGAAAAGATATAACAAGATAAACAGGGTATTTTctaaaatagaaagaaagtaTTTACATTTCCTTTTGGAAGAGGTTAACAAAAATTTAAATAGAGAGGACTTCATGCAACGGAGATATGAATCGTCTaacatatatacgtatatgcGCCCACATTGTGGCCTATACTATATATTGATTTTATGTTATCGATTGATTGTTCAAAGTCAACAAGCTTGACACCAACCTTCAACTCAATGAATCAAGTCGAACAaagattttacaaataaatattgaGTAGAAAAGTAAATAAGATTCTATATTGTGTTTTCAAATCCTGCTTATTTATCAGACGATTGATTTTTTAATGTTGTTGATTCCTTTCTCGTCCGTTCGGTGTATGTATGATCAAGGAACTGTTTCATTTCAGCGAAAGTACCGGTATATTTCTGCAGGTATATATCTACTCTGTGCTAATTTCTTGGACTATTACCACATGTATAGTCTGTTTATGAGAAAGCAACATTCCGGTTCCTTAAGATCGTaagttgaaatttattttgtCTACTTTCTTCTTCTATTAAGTAAATGCCATTTCTATctattaattaaatttatgttTCATTTGATATTCAAAGTGTGCGAACTCTTTTAATTGACTGCATATCTGCGCTACACTGCAAAACTGACCTTTATGAACACAGAttacaaagacaaataaaatttacaaaaagcAACTGGAAATAGGCCTATTTGGCTAGAATCGGATTCGAACAAGTGAGTTAATATAAGtcaattattttgtttcttttagaTAGttcagagaaagagagaaaaagaaaactggGAAGATGGCTACCGACCTTTCATTCAACATGTATTTTTCCGGTCAAAGCTTCATGGGAGTCTATGATCTTGGCACAGCCCAAAGCATGATTGATCACTCcaaacaaacattacaaaaggtcaaaggttatgcGGGAAACTCGGCCGGTGCTATTGCAGCTTGTATGGTTCTTACATCCCCCGGTACGCTAATGGTAAGACTTAAGAAAATTCATATGGTCTTGATTTATCATTTCACCTTCAAATTTTGACCGTAGGCACCGAATCAATTATTGTAACACATTGTTGATTGGTCACTGAAACGTTCCCATCATGTCCATGTAGATCAGGGTTTTCCtaactttacccccccccccatgagccccctgtggatgtcagagttgtccacgaacccccaacttttcgagacacgatctgagtcattatcaggtgcgtatccagggggggcgttgggggcgcgccccccgggtaaggaaaagaggagagaaaaaaagagaaaaaaaagggaaaaggagggggaaaaaaagaaaaggaggagaggaaggaagggaaaagaaaaagaaaaaaaagagggaaaaaggagaaaggagggagtagaagatagccaagacaccgggaagagaaagaggaacagtcatagttaaagcgttgatccctattatatacacaggtagccagtgacagatcaaggattatggaaggggtgtgcgcctcaccctaccccttacatcgacaactctatttttgacgtttccatttttcctctctcactaatgtatctatataaatactatatatggtctatcataacgcgtgtgtgtgtatggacgccttaaacaattgtagaattgtgctatatggaaccaactgtggctggtcttgaactcgaccgagtcgtcggggaacatttcgggaagggggcgaccgccccccccccccccccgagcaaattttctttatgacatcgctagtaatttcaaaatagacaatgcttagatgcaacttacaaggcctgggaagtgtcatttccagcgatctgggaggcattttcggccaaaatttttcttgtacgcttcgcgtcaactcatggtggcgcttcgcttagatagtttgcctataggcaattactcgctacacgcctgttcgaatttgtaaagtaaagagcagatataacatcatatcagtgagcattgaaatgcattttccacgatgaacagcctcaaaaactgtctatgtgtgtagtcaaaggcgcgttcaacatatcgatgccaatatcatataagcaaacatcgttcattatattgcatggcatcgtgtaccgcacggtccgtcaaagttgcacagtataccgccaaatgctaatgtaaacaaccaaatgtcttatgtagatggagaaaagcatacagatccatttatgtcaaaactctcttttacagtagtaatgtcggccaagcttacaactttattttaattaccacggagatcatttttaagctattcattgctatttatttttctttcagtaggtgtccgaaaaaaattgaaaaaaaaaattgggttgcgggggggggggggctgcagcccccgtctcctacgggacctacgcctatgtgtgtagtgttcggtttcgatatatacctgatatcggaaatatctcctatttttctgttccttcaaccaagttttacaatagccattataagaggttgcaatatttctacaccaataaattaactctgtctgaattttccaaaatttcctcaccaacattattcatcatactttcctctactcgtgcaattttgacctgtctgttaggggttcaaggaggtttttctatattggttatccatagattgaattttttccaacattatgggtatgttttcaagtgattttattcacgagaaatgtgaattttcaaattctcaacaaataatgggcttaaaaccttcaaaagtggggctttcggatattgtgggccgtgacgtagaatcacctacaaaagcaatgatccataggacatgcaatcaggtccaacatgatgtgtgactggtgacaatcttcaaaaaggttatggatggaaaaaaaacttttgggaaatacttggttctcaggcaaaagtgtacatctggttgctcattttcaagcccgagaagtgccatttccggtgatctggggggtatcaaaaccaaaaattttcttgtacgctccgcgccaaccgatggtggcgctccgcttagtaattcgcgccccccgggttagaaaatcctggatacgcgcctgattattATAccataatacgcataacagccagtgtctgtttcataattcagttatttatcacatgctcGGTACGGtattactatggcaacatatgcgtatggaacgcgaaaagagttagTCGATAGGtacaacttttgtacattactaaattatatgatatatcagattttagttgaacaaaaaatattctaGTTtcgactttcagaaacgtcccACGAACCCCATGGTATAggctcacgcaccccctgggggttcatgcaccccagttaggtgAACACCTGATGTAGATTGTATTTCTCTTGATGCCGTCTTTAGTTTTTGAGAATGAACATTGAAACATTTTAGCCTCATCACTATTTAAAATACTTCCCAGCGCAAATAAAGCTATACT
It encodes:
- the LOC139969830 gene encoding protein arginine N-methyltransferase 1-like isoform X1; this encodes MITDVQMSEQIIPNVVKDVPPAEGTPDPKKPKIAPEDMTSKDYYFDSYAHFGIHEEMLKDEVRTLTYRNSMYNNRHLFKDKVVLDIGCGTGILCMFAVKAGAAKVIGIECSSIIDMARKVVKANNMDEKIELIHGKVEEVVIPVEKVDIIISEWMGYCLFYESMLNTVIYARDKWLKPRPQGLIFPDKATLYVAGIEDKQYKDEKINWWDNVYGFDMSCIREVAISEPLVDVVDPKQVVTNACLVKEVDMYTVKPEDISFTAPFQLMVQRNDYVQALIAFFNIDFTECHKRTGFSTAPDSPYTHWKQTVFYFDDYLTVKRGEEVYGQITMKPNTKNERDLDFSIDLEFSGELSQMVTTTKFRMR
- the LOC139969830 gene encoding protein arginine N-methyltransferase 1-like isoform X2, whose amino-acid sequence is MSEQIIPNVVKDVPPAEGTPDPKKPKIAPEDMTSKDYYFDSYAHFGIHEEMLKDEVRTLTYRNSMYNNRHLFKDKVVLDIGCGTGILCMFAVKAGAAKVIGIECSSIIDMARKVVKANNMDEKIELIHGKVEEVVIPVEKVDIIISEWMGYCLFYESMLNTVIYARDKWLKPRPQGLIFPDKATLYVAGIEDKQYKDEKINWWDNVYGFDMSCIREVAISEPLVDVVDPKQVVTNACLVKEVDMYTVKPEDISFTAPFQLMVQRNDYVQALIAFFNIDFTECHKRTGFSTAPDSPYTHWKQTVFYFDDYLTVKRGEEVYGQITMKPNTKNERDLDFSIDLEFSGELSQMVTTTKFRMR